Proteins from a single region of Trichoderma asperellum chromosome 3, complete sequence:
- the VEL1 gene encoding velum formation- protein (EggNog:ENOG41), which produces MATPSSVASSAGQRDMVQRIHRVTRENRHLWYQLTVLQQPERARACGSGMKANSDRRPVDPPPVVELRIIEGHSVEEGKDITFDYNANFFLYASLEQARPIAHGRVQNGATNNPPILTGVPASGMAYLDRPTEAGYFIFPDLSVRHEGYFRLSFSLFETTKEAKDFDLEPSDSDLPPGVDWRMEIKTQPFNVFSAKKFPGLMESTPLSKTVADQGCRVRIRRDVRMRKRDGKGSGYDRREEEYARRRTVTPAPAEDPHGLRARSVSNASEHRAPYMPQEPSRRPSAAESYHAPSLHPPPPPPSYDAPPPSARPGHLAFGDSAVPQYGAPAPPRPYAHPQSAPIPPATPTGPYPAAASPSPYAKTDSQPYKYSARHPAPSPSPIPPMRHAIYDSRPSEPYSSTERRPSHAPYHPSGPVAPYSAPSLPPLPRRESSTHSSLAPLRIASLVSPLPPIEAQTEPLPPPPIMSTGGKRKHDYVFSQSTKPLYNGQRQLDAHFSHGYRGVTPEPDQGVYSRADGHIGVVTFNQYQV; this is translated from the exons ATGGCGACGCCTTCCAGTGTGGCCTCCTCGGCAGGCCAGCGGGACATGGTCCAGCGAATTCACCGTGTGACTAGAGAGAACCGCCATCTTTGGTACCAGTTGACGgttctgcagcagccggaGCGAGCTCGGGCTTGTGGTTCGGGCATGAAAG CTAACAGCGACCGACGACCCGTTGATCCACCACCTGTTGTTGAACTTCGCATCATCGAAGGTCACTCTGTTGAAGAAGGCAAGGACATCACTTTCGACTACAACGCCAATTTCTTCCTTTATGCGAGCTTGGAGCAGGCCCGTCCCATTGCCCATGGCCGTGTCCAAAATGGAGCCACTAACAACCCTCCCATCCTGACTGGCGTTCCTGCATCTGGTATGGCCTATCTCGACCGACCTACTGAGGCTGGATACTTCATCTTCCCCGATCTCTCCGTCCGACACGAGGGTTACTTCCGcctctccttcagcttgTTCGAGACGACcaaggaggccaaggacTTTGATCTGGAGCCCTCCGATTCCGATCTTCCCCCCGGTGTTGACTGGAGAATGGAAATCAAGACGCAGCCCTTCAACGTCTTCAGCGCCAAGAAATTCCCTGGACTGATGGAGAGCACTCCCCTCAGCAAGACCGTTGCCGACCAAGGATGCCGAGTCCGTATCCGCCGTGATGTACGTATGAGGAAGCGTGACGGCAAGGGCAGCGGCTATGATCGACGCGAAGAAGAGTATGCTCGGCGTCGGACCGTCACGCCGGCTCCCGCCGAGGATCCTCACGGCTTGCGGGCCAGATCCGTCAGTAACGCGAGCGAGCACCGTGCGCCCTACATGCCACAAGAGCCATCACGAAGAccatctgctgctgaaagCTACCATGCTCCCTCATTGCacccgcctcctccacctccctcTTACGACGCACCACCGCCATCTGCTCGTCCTGGCCATCTTGCATTCGGCGACTCAGCAGTGCCGCAATATGGAGCGCCCGCTCCTCCTCGCCCATATGCCCATCCGCAAAGCGCTCCGATCCCTCCTGCCACGCCTACTGGGCCatatccagcagcagcttcaccaTCTCCGTATGCCAAGACAGACTCGCAGCCGTACAAATACAGTGCTCGACATCCGGCGCCTAGCCCATCGCCAATTCCGCCCATGAGGCACGCCATTTACGACAGTCGGCCCTCAGAGCCATACTCATCGACTGAGAGGCGGCCTTCGCATGCTCCTTACCATCCTTCCGGGCCGGTGGCACCGTACTCTGCACCCTCTCTTCCGCCACTGCCTAGACGCGAGTCGTCGACTCATTCATCCTTGGCGCCCCTCAGGATTGCTTCTTTGGTGTCGCCCCTCCCGCCTATCGAGGCCCAGACGGAGCCTCTTCCCCCTCCACCGATCATGTCGACAGGCGGCAAGAGAAAGCATGACTACGTCTTCTCCCAGAGCACTAAGCCGCTGTACAATGGCCAGCGGCAACTTGATGCTCACTTTAGTCACGGCTATCGTGGAGTCACCCCCGAGCCTGATCAGGGAGTCTACTCTAGAGCCGACGGTCATATCGGCGTCGTTACTTTCAACCAGTACCAGGTATAA
- a CDS encoding uncharacterized protein (EggNog:ENOG41), with product MGPPKTRGLEARPSRSRFHEGSMNDRVSAVPPDHFLGPGEIESLERPLEVELEQHQYNLRNARRSQDTQRQLQLWLSQAPSIAPSVAPSTSTSSPSKKGMLGKVWDGVRGRLQLKKDTPSPEQKKKADSPPKKPATANIYDDRPTREEALASYHLLVESGFFTSHAIQSTRQPPPPGFVKQRPATSHQVLSVSTPPRAPQPLQAPPSLPPPPKFPLNTTPKTPRSTRSNRTSLSAVTPASADSRGTKRTVNESTNNDILIHQDEREKPEVPREARKKIRKSTSKDFTIPVLRTVKSRRKLTGSRSNRRKSQGNAGLPPVVIHHYHSHSASSRDSKHSKRSSHLLCAASPSSAGSSPRSSLDSTSSWRESGESVYSVRAIGSGSKSSRALRPRKPAAKAGATNTADADATEPLKVVPNANRGIPGVPSIPAKYTFGEDRENGQAWRGLRR from the coding sequence ATGGGCCCCCCGAAGACGAGGGGCCTCGAGGCGCGGCCGAGCCGCAGCCGCTTTCACGAGGGTTCTATGAATGACCGCGTGTCTGCCGTACCACCAGACCATTTCCTTGGACCCGGGGAGATAGAATCGCTGGAAAGACCATTGGAGGTGGAACTGGAGCAGCATCAGTATAATCTACGAAACGCTCGCCGGTCGCAAGATACTCAGCGTCAGCTTCAGCTATGGTTGTCTCAAGCTCCTAGTATCGCTCCGAGTGTCGCCCCGAGCACCAGCACCTCCTCTCCTTCGAAAAAGGGCATGCTGGGCAAGGTCTGGGATGGCGTTCGAGGTCGGCTTCAGCTCAAGAAAGATACCCCCTCCCCtgaacagaagaagaaggcagattCGCCGCCCAAGaagccagcaacagcaaataTTTACGACGACAGGCCCACTAGAGAAGAGGCCCTGGCGAGTTATCATTTGTTGGTTGAGTCGGGCTTCTTCACTTCTCATGCCATTCAGTCTACCCGACAACCTCCCCCGCCGGGTTTTGTAAAGCAGCGaccagccaccagccaccaGGTGCTCTCCGTCTCGACACCGCCGCGAGCACCACAGCCTCTCCAAGCCCCCCCTTCATTGCCTCCGCCTCCGAAATTCCCTCTCAACACCACACCTAAAACACCTAGGAGTACTAGGAGTAACAGGACGTCTTTATCCGCCGTGACCCCGGCGAGTGCCGATTCGAGAGGCACCAAACGGACTGTAAATGAAAGCACCAACAACGATATCCTGATCCACCAGGACGAGAGGGAAAAACCGGAAGTTCCTAGAGAGGCGCGCAAGAAGATCCGTAAGAGTACTTCTAAAGACTTCACTATTCCTGTTCTTCGTACCGTTAAGTCTCGACGGAAACTCACGGGTAGCCGATCAAATCGCCGAAAGAGTCAAGGCAACGCTGGTCTCCCGCCTGTGGTAATACACCACTACCATAGTCACAGTGCATCAAGTCGAGACTCCAAGCATAGCAAGCGTTCTTCTCACTTACTGTGCGcagcctcgccatcatccgcAGGATCATCACCCCGAAGCTCCCTTGACTCTACATCGTCATGGAGAGAGAGTGGTGAAAGCGTCTACAGCGTTCGGGCCattggctctggctccaaGAGCTCTCGTGCCCTCAGGCCGAGAAAACCTGCGGCCAAGGCTGGCGCCACTAAtactgctgatgctgatgcaaCGGAGCCTCTCAAGGTGGTTCCCAATGCAAACCGAGGAATCCCCGGTGTTCCAAGCATTCCCGCCAAGTATACCTTTGGAGAAGATCGAGAAAATGGACAGGCCTGGCGAGGGCTGAGACGGTGA
- a CDS encoding uncharacterized protein (TransMembrane:2 (i1388-1405o1411-1430i)) codes for MTPTAQPGASSPLIVGASSMHDDEFRDLSDDELAVASNFLRFSPTPDDLQSLASLGSNQQKAFLNPQELIANVGFPDSPNGSLPDSSSDSTASVKRTGSCTPAKTPAADIIATDELDDTMDWGNRDIPDLSEDDPAYPFTREDEALDMTIFPGFGGDREDTFMGHAFDFPPAPSGNLDNTPSSLATIPSPSMPAIKTNNSANVDLPIPTHDGHQKKNSYSAASMGQTREASRELSPMSNMVTSHDGSPAGAIFKIPSPRGLHAMWGTSLNSPPNISDTLPSHSSFNAQVSQIQTSLFPQGIPPFKNDNILFTENSNYGINFSNGIGEQSSANDINKPAAYNFTGGYELKIFPTPLKSRVETQIPIKMALDPLPPGITKLHLPPHTISKPKLMAKPAAQKSPDTLELFVSLVCTSAMDQPDKRKAALERAASSPQGYLPEDNDPLNAQKGGDVRICAGCITRERKRAARKKVKKPEEDQMWSQDEQRRVVVFNTSEIKDWQPINGILDNHGRPEQNRHPRAMQVDAPMRIACYCRHHGEKMGFNVIFTIKDWKDNVIAQAMSNPIMITDDHKTNPMTQQLGQPAMSEAVSSSSLQQPMDTDNLGMQTQPGSPFAFSPSAMQSSNGQAAPYAPSSGKNTPTMAAAGVSGRSLSRPPSPSQGGPAKKRKSSASGRVPNGLTMTRMDASPNVPAQNNMSQHVSAATSPFSPNPHTFSTPEAMFGTMNNTQIPFTNGPTTPNSNEQVPFFGNRRSESMDNLAMAQLYSAPTSSHPSRAPSPSGLRNGVNSASLSQLSGQFSQPIGRGLYAMPPASVNEQVAIPIVHKVIPGEGPKVGGIEVTVIGASFIQGHEVWFGSVKAITTTFWGPQALVCLLPPSAVAGPVPVTLGRQEALGFPIAKQPPMFKYIDDTEDILIRTALAVLGHKMSGRAVDVNELAHRILNDGGSSWGNGPSSNGGSSGNGPVYHQAAPNETHLESQLLRVLDLIDLDDSPHRTQLDLKGSSGHTMLHLACSQGYHRLVAALLARGASPYVRDRGGFTPLHFAALYNHPEIARRLLLAGADPTIRSLSSLTAVDVAQSRAVVRTIRSTQKHNRSRSGGSLQSTSSSAASLRSLWEPLTRAHTHEEPISLDPSEESPEYTTDDFEDEDSDDNDLLQMRRPSGIGLDKGVVLEEVAAAVVDDANNSVATQTTALAAALKNQVQEQLLQFQQQLSQQLQNFTHLPQIPQMPTFAGMQALPDYQAYLQQAPFIRRVQQLMPNMTGNRPDTHGDNEAKVDGRWWDLSSYMNGASAAPPAYEDIYPEADKDIKIQSAARAALEAEADLKYSKLYDQQQQQQQQHSSVTVAKKSVTTTEIPEILEIGRKHAITKEQQENFLRAREQKLKKISNDRNLFFIWIPLLLAMVCALLYNWFPGLFALIWDTIRAIVVAGRTFASRTIRDRSAHEIRAGLT; via the exons ATGACCCCGACTGCACAACCAGGTGCTAGCAGCCCGCTCATTGTAGGAGCGTCTTCGATGCACGACGACGAATTCCGGGATCTGTCCGACGATGAACTTGCGGTGGCCTCCAacttcttgcgcttctctCCCACCCCAGACGACCTGCAAAGCCTAGCAAGCCTTGGGTCAAACCAGCAGAAAGCCTTTCTCAATCCCCAGGAGCTAATCGCCAACGTTGGCTTCCCCGACTCGCCCAACGGCTCATTACCAGATTCTTCCTCGGACTCTACCGCTTCCGTAAAAAGGACAGGAAGCTGCACGCCGGCAAAgacaccagcagcagacaTAATAGCGACCGACGAATTAGACGACACCATGGATTGGGGAAACCGGGATATTCCCGACTTGAGCGAGGACGACCCAGCCTATCCGTTTACTCGCGAAGATGAAGCCTTGGACATGACTATCTTTCCCGGCTTTGGTGGTGACCGCGAAGATACCTTCATGGGCCATGCGTTTGATTTCCCACCAGCCCCTTCGGGAAATCTTGACAACACGCCGAGCAGCCTCGCAACCATTCCTTCTCCCAGCATGCCCGCCATCAAGACTAACAATTCGGCAAACGTGGACCTGCCGATACCAACGCATGATGGGcatcagaagaagaattcg TACTCAGCGGCATCCATGGGACAAACCAGAGAGGCGTCGCGAGAATTGTCGCCAATGTCGAACATGGTAACTAGTCATGATGGATCGCCAGCGGGCGCTATATTCAAAATACCCTCCCCAAGAGGTCTCCATGCCATGTGGGGAACATCGCTGAACTCTCCGCCAAACATCTCGGATACACTGCCCAGCCATTCGAGTTTCAATGCCCAAGTATCACAAATCCAAACTTCATTATTTCCGCAAGGCATCCCGCCATTCAAGAATGACAACATTCTTTTCACTGAAAATTCCAACTACGGCATCAACTTCTCCAACGGCATTGGCGAGCAAAGCAGTGCTAATGACATTAACAAACCCGCCGCATACAACTTTACCGGGGGATATGAGCTCAAAATCTTCCCGACACCCCTCAAGTCCCGTGTAGAGACACAGATTCCCATAAAGATGGCACTAGACCCGCTCCCACCAGGGATCACCAAATTGCATTTGCCACCTCACACAATTTCTAAACCTAAACTCATGGCGAAGCCTGCTGCGCAGAAGTCTCCCGATACCCTCGAACTTTTTGTCAGTTTGGTCTGTACCAGTGCCATGGATCAGCCAGATAAGCGAAAGGCAGCTTTGGAGAGGGCTGCTTCGAGTCCCCAGGGCTACCTCCCGGAAGATAATGATCCGCTCAATGCACAGAAAGGAGGCGACGTTCGCATCTGTGCTGGCTGTATCACAAGAGAGCGCAAGAGAGCGGCCAGGAAGAAGGTCAAGAAACCCGAAGAAGATCAGATGTGGAGCCAGGATGAGCAGCGCCGTGTCGTTGTGTTCAACACTTCGGAGATCAAAGACTGGCAGCCCATCAATGGTATTTTGGACAACCATGGACGGCCAGAGCAGAATCGACACCCTCGCGCCATGCAAGTTGACGCCCCTATGCGAATTGCCTGCTACTGCCGCCACCATGGCGAGAAGATGGGCTTCAACGTCATCTTCACCATCAAAGACTGGAAGGACAACGTCATTGCGCAGGCCATGTCGAACCCGATTATGATTACCGATGACCACAAGACTAACCCCATGACGCAGCAGCTGGGGCAGCCGGCCATGTCAGAAGCCGTTTCGAGCTCTTCACTGCAGCAGCCCATGGATACCGACAATCTGGGGATGCAAACACAGCCGGGCTCTCCCTTTGCATTCTCTCCTTCCGCAATGCAAagcagcaatggccaggCTGCCCCATACGCTCCATCATCTGGGAAAAATACTCCTACCATGGCCGCGGCAGGAGTGTCTGGGCGGTCCCTATCACGGCCTCCTTCGCCTAGCCAGGGCGGCcctgccaagaagaggaaatcgaGTGCTTCTGGTAGAGTACCCAATGGTTTAACCATGACACGTATGGATGCCTCGCCAAACGTGCCCGCTCAAAACAACATGAGTCAGCACGTGTCTGCCGCAACCTCGCCCTTCTCACCCAATCCACACACTTTCTCGACGCCCGAGGCAATGTTTGGCACCATGAATAACACCCAAATCCCGTTTACGAATGGACCCACTACGCCCAATAGTAACGAACAAGTCCCATTTTTCGGCAATAGACGCTCTGAGAGCATGGATAATTTGGCCATGGCCCAGCTTTATTCTGCTCCAACATCCAGCCATCCCAGTCGTGCTCCTAGCCCTAGCGGGCTCCGGAATGGCGTTAACTCTGCATCGCTTAGCCAACTCTCTGGCCAGTTCTCACAGCCCATTGGCCGTGGCCTCTATGCGATGCCTCCAGCCTCAGTAAACGAGCAGGTGGCAATTCCTATAGTCCACAAGGTTATCCCTGGCGAGGGCCCCAAGGTGGGCGGCATCGAGGTTACCGTCATTGGAGCTTCTTTTATCCAAGGGCATGAGGTTTGGTTTGGCAGCGTCAAGGCTATTACAACCACCTTTTGGGGACCGCAAGCGCTGGTATGCCTGCTACCTCCTTCTGCAGTTGCGGGCCCAGTCCCTGTGACGCTCGGACGGCAAGAAGCGCTTGGCTTCCCCATCGCCAAGCAGCCCCCAATGTTCAAATATATCGATGATACCGAAGACATCTTAATCCGTACCGCTCTTGCTGTACTGGGCCACAAGATGTCCGGCCGGGCTGTCGACGTGAATGAACTTGCACACAGGATTCTAAACGATGGCGGCTCAAGCTGGGGCAATGGGCCATCTTCTAATGGTGGCTCGTCAGGCAATGGCCCTGTATACCACCAGGCGGCGCCGAATGAGACACACCTTGAATCTCAGCTTCTCAGAGTTCTTGACCTCATCGATCTGGATGACAGTCCTCACAGGACGCAGCTGGACCTGAAGGGGTCCTCTGGACACACTATGCTACATTTGGCCTGCTCTCAGGGCTATCACCGTTTGgtcgctgctcttctcgccCGCGGCGCAAGCCCCTATGTCCGTGACAGAGGTGGCTTCACTCCTCTGCATTTCGCCGCTCTTTATAATCACCCAGAAATTGCGCGACGACTACTGCTTGCAGGAGCTGATCCAACAATCCGAAGCTTATCGAGCCTAACTGCCGTCGACGTAGCCCAGTCGAGAGCTGTCGTTCGCACTATTCGTAGCACGCAAAAGCACAACCGCTCCCGCAGCGGAGGATCTCTTCAGAGCACCTCTAGCAGTGCCGCTTCTCTGCGCTCGCTGTGGGAACCGTTGACTAGAGCCCACACTCACGAAGAACCCATTTCTTTGGATCCGAGCGAAGAAAGCCCCGAGTACACAACCGACGActttgaagacgaagattCGGATGATAATGACCTCCTCCAGATGAGGCGACCAAGCGGCATCGGACTAGACAAGGGCGTTGTGCTAGAagaagttgctgctgctgttgtcgaTGACGCTAATAACAGTGTAGCGACGCAGACCACGGCATTGGCGGCTGCGCTCAAGAACCAGGTCCAagagcagcttctgcagttccagcagcagctttcccagcagctccaaaacTTTACACATCTCCCTCAGATTCCTCAAATGCCAACCTTTGCCGGTATGCAGGCTCTGCCCGACTACCAGGCCTACCTTCAGCAAGCGCCTTTTATCCGCAGGGTACAGCAGCTGATGCCCAACATGACCGGCAACCGCCCAGATACCCACGGCGACAATGAGGCAAAGGTAGATGGTCGCTGGTGGGATCTCTCATCATACATGAATGGTGCATCGGCGGCACCCCCTGCTTACGAAGACATTTATCCTGAAGCGGACAAAGACATTAAGATTCAGTCGGCGGCTCGCGCGGCTCTTGAAGCAGAGGCTGACTTGAAGTACTCGAAGCTATacgatcagcagcagcagcagcagcagcagcactcgTCAGTGACTGTGGCCAAGAAATCTGTCACTACGACCGAGATCCCGGAGATCCTTGAAATTGGACGCAAGCATGCTATCACAAAGGAACAACAAGAAAACTTTTTGAGAGCTCGGGAGcaaaagctaaagaagatTAGCAATGATCGGAACCTCTTCTTTATTTGG ATCCCTCTCCTTTTGGCTATGGTCTGCGCGCTGCTTTATAACTGGTTCCCTGGACTTTTTGCTTTGATCTGGGATACTATCCGGGCTATTGTTGTAGCAGGACGTACCTTTGCTTCACGCACTATTCGAGATCGGTCAGCTCATGAAATTCGCGCTGGCTTAACATGA